In one window of Helianthus annuus cultivar XRQ/B chromosome 17, HanXRQr2.0-SUNRISE, whole genome shotgun sequence DNA:
- the LOC110926499 gene encoding uncharacterized protein LOC110926499: protein MEQQDWNMMCADCVVLSCCCQCLLLQLLAFVLLKLPSKLVKKTKHYIKRKFGNKMRDGGKMMRVKVARCAEEVVGCQKPRDSMRARARAESFRLDGFDGCLEEVEEVLEGFSTKGEFGFGSFWRGDDGIEVYFPGCLVKQEFGVQ from the coding sequence ATGGAACAACAAGATTGGAACATGATGTGTGCGGATTGTGTCGTTTTATCATGTTGTTGCCAATGCTTGTTGCTACAACTCCTAGCCTTTGTGTTGCTTAAACTTCCTAGCAAATTGGTCAAGAAAACAAAGCATTACATAAAGAGGAAGTTTGGGAACAAAATGCGTGATGGTGGGAAAATGATGAGAGTGAAAGTGGCTCGGTGTGCAGAAGAAGTTGTGGGGTGTCAAAAACCAAGAGACTCGATGAGGGCTCGAGCACGAGCCGAGAGTTTTCGGCTAGATGGGTTCGATGGGTGCTTGGAGGAGGTGGAAGAGGTGTTGGAGGGGTTTTCTACAAAAGGTGAGTTTGGATTTGGTAGTTTCTGGAGAGGAGATGATGGTATTGAAGTTTATTTTCCGGGTTGTCTTGTAAAACAAGAATTTGGGGTGCAATGA
- the LOC110922127 gene encoding probable calcium-binding protein CML15 yields the protein MIMSPLPSDQIKQLKDIFTRFDMNSDGSLTHLELAALLRSIGLKPQGDQIHALLASMDSNGNGSIEFEELLEVLLPDLNEEVLINHDQLMEVFRSFDKDGNGYITAAELAGQMAKMGQPLSYKELTEMMREADANGDGVISFSEFTAILGRSAAGIFGVTAA from the coding sequence ATGATCATGTCTCCACTCCCTTCCGACCAAATCAAACAACTAAAAGACATCTTCACCCGATTCGACATGAACTCAGACGGCAGCCTAACCCATCTCGAGCTAGCCGCCCTCTTAAGGTCCATCGGGCTCAAGCCACAAGGTGACCAGATCCACGCCTTGTTAGCCAGCATGGACTCAAACGGAAACGGGTCCATCGAGTTCGAAGAACTATTAGAAGTGCTTTTACCTGATCTGAACGAGGAGGTTTTGATCAACCATGATCAACTTATGGAGGTTTTTCGGTCGTTTGACAAAGATGGAAACGGCTACATCACCGCAGCTGAGCTAGCCGGGCAGATGGCTAAAATGGGTCAGCCGTTGTCGTACAAAGAGCTTACGGAGATGATGCGTGAAGCGGATGCTAATGGTGATGGGGTTATTAGTTTTAGCGAGTTTACGGCCATTTTGGGGAGATCTGCGGCAGGTATTTTTGGGGTCACGGCGGCGTAG